From a region of the Halorussus caseinilyticus genome:
- the cas6 gene encoding CRISPR-associated endoribonuclease Cas6 produces MRLLIRLRARADAAYDNSHFHELRGRLWKGLRGTEYDDLHDADRPIGLSFSNIFPWGDIEEGDERTVLVAATDQDVLRAIAESVITDREFNVGQMPFHVEEVTTVAPDVGEPGTRGTLETGTGVLVRIPPQQADAYGIDTDGDEAIFWQPEHSLEPLKTQLENNLDKKHRLFCDDHLPGPSNRDGDLFDEYDLLKTFAVPVEVTQGVEMTYILSKWRFGYRVRDDHHRRHLNLALDAGIGERNALGLGFLNIQRDSKRPPGTPEASSASTDGGRR; encoded by the coding sequence GTGCGGCTTCTAATTCGGCTTCGCGCTCGCGCGGACGCCGCGTACGACAACTCGCACTTCCACGAACTCCGCGGCCGACTCTGGAAAGGACTCCGGGGGACAGAATACGACGACCTTCACGACGCCGACCGGCCAATCGGTCTCTCGTTCTCGAACATCTTCCCGTGGGGCGACATCGAAGAAGGCGACGAACGAACCGTTCTCGTCGCCGCAACAGACCAAGACGTATTACGGGCCATCGCCGAGAGCGTCATCACCGACCGCGAGTTCAACGTCGGCCAGATGCCGTTCCACGTCGAAGAAGTCACCACCGTCGCCCCGGATGTCGGCGAACCCGGAACCCGAGGAACGCTCGAAACCGGAACCGGCGTTCTCGTCCGCATCCCTCCACAGCAGGCCGACGCCTACGGCATCGACACCGACGGCGACGAAGCCATCTTCTGGCAACCAGAACACTCGCTCGAACCACTCAAAACCCAACTCGAAAACAACCTCGACAAGAAACACCGGCTGTTCTGCGACGACCACCTGCCCGGCCCGAGCAACCGCGACGGCGACCTCTTCGACGAGTACGACCTCCTCAAGACGTTCGCCGTCCCGGTCGAAGTCACCCAAGGCGTCGAAATGACGTACATCCTCAGCAAGTGGCGGTTCGGTTACCGGGTGCGCGACGACCACCACCGCCGCCACCTCAACCTCGCGCTCGACGCAGGCATCGGCGAACGCAACGCACTCGGACTCGGCTTCCTGAACATCCAGCGAGACTCGAAACGTCCGCCGGGGACACCAGAGGCGTCGAGCGCGTCGACCGACGGAGGGCGTCGATGA
- the cas1b gene encoding type I-B CRISPR-associated endonuclease Cas1b — MPKDNHHVFADGELSRNEGTLRIDTLDGETKYLPVESIDTLYLHGQIDFNTRALGLLNDHGVPVHVFGWNDYYRGTYLPKREQVSGNTVVEQVRAYDDHDRRLEIAHDIIAASIHNMRANVQYYDGRKEDFESAVDRLENQYARVENTTNVEELRGVEATARKIYYRCFDRILRDPFELTKREYNPPTNEANALVSFLNSMVYTTCVSAIRKTALDPTIGYVHEPGERRFTLSLDIADVFKPILADRVLFRLVNRQQIGIDDFEQELDGCLLTEDGRLAVLEAYEETLDRTVEHPRLNRKVSYKTLVRTDVYSLKKHVLTGEPYRPTERWW, encoded by the coding sequence ATGCCGAAAGACAATCACCACGTATTCGCCGACGGCGAACTATCCCGGAACGAAGGCACGCTTCGAATCGACACCCTCGACGGCGAGACGAAATACCTCCCCGTCGAAAGCATCGACACGCTCTATCTCCACGGCCAAATCGACTTCAACACGCGAGCGCTCGGCCTCCTCAACGACCACGGCGTCCCCGTCCACGTCTTCGGCTGGAACGACTACTACCGCGGCACCTACCTGCCGAAACGCGAACAAGTATCCGGAAACACAGTCGTCGAGCAAGTCCGCGCGTACGACGACCACGACCGCCGTCTCGAAATCGCCCACGACATCATCGCCGCCAGCATCCACAACATGCGGGCGAACGTCCAGTACTACGACGGCCGGAAAGAAGACTTCGAGAGCGCGGTCGACCGCCTCGAAAACCAGTACGCCCGCGTCGAAAACACCACGAACGTCGAGGAACTCCGCGGTGTCGAGGCGACAGCACGCAAAATCTACTATCGGTGTTTCGACCGCATCCTCCGGGACCCGTTCGAGTTGACGAAACGAGAGTACAACCCACCGACGAACGAAGCGAACGCGTTAGTCTCGTTCCTCAATTCGATGGTGTACACGACGTGCGTGTCTGCGATTCGGAAGACCGCGCTCGACCCGACGATAGGCTACGTCCACGAACCCGGCGAACGCCGGTTCACGCTCTCGCTCGACATCGCGGACGTGTTCAAGCCGATTCTCGCCGACCGAGTTCTGTTCCGACTCGTCAACCGCCAACAGATAGGTATCGACGACTTCGAACAGGAACTCGATGGCTGTCTGCTCACCGAAGACGGCCGTCTGGCAGTTCTTGAAGCCTACGAGGAAACGCTCGACCGGACAGTCGAACATCCACGACTCAACCGGAAGGTGAGTTACAAGACGCTGGTGAGGACTGACGTGTACAGCTTGAAAAAGCACGTCCTCACGGGAGAACCGTACCGGCCGACGGAACGGTGGTGGTGA
- the cas4 gene encoding CRISPR-associated protein Cas4 produces MSDGEDVLKQYLAAERDPHREPRVRITGLMVQYYHVCKRELWFMSRGLDIDRETTNIQRGTHVDENSYDDRRRSYQINGRIQLDLLDSGDVMEVKVSSTLEKPARMQLLYYLWYLDEILDIQKDGVLAYPKERKRETVELDSDARTEVEITIRGIINTVERDTPPELKKKPYCDACLYQDICWV; encoded by the coding sequence ATGTCCGATGGTGAGGACGTACTGAAACAGTATCTCGCGGCCGAGCGCGACCCACACCGTGAGCCTCGTGTACGGATAACGGGGTTGATGGTGCAGTATTACCACGTCTGCAAGCGCGAACTCTGGTTCATGTCCCGCGGACTCGACATCGACCGCGAAACCACGAACATCCAGCGCGGAACCCATGTCGACGAAAACAGCTACGACGACCGTCGACGGTCCTACCAAATCAACGGCCGGATTCAACTCGACCTACTCGACTCCGGCGACGTAATGGAAGTCAAAGTTTCCTCGACGCTGGAGAAACCCGCCCGGATGCAGTTACTCTACTATCTCTGGTACCTCGACGAAATCCTCGACATCCAGAAAGACGGCGTTCTCGCGTACCCGAAAGAACGCAAGCGCGAGACCGTCGAACTCGACTCCGACGCCCGAACCGAAGTCGAAATCACCATTCGCGGTATCATCAACACCGTCGAACGCGACACACCGCCCGAACTAAAGAAGAAACCGTACTGCGACGCCTGCCTCTACCAAGACATCTGCTGGGTGTAA
- the cas8b gene encoding type I-B CRISPR-associated protein Cas8b/Csh1, translated as MTRLDTATLDKYLPDGPISSLRRLEVLYGAMTEAAAGGTDSEYGLYYTPGELAGFVTDADDDRYLVTVKVDLTGDDPRLDAVTAQPLQPSMVEDLGYARYPWGRGIDHSITERGAKGGSTLDTTVRYCRERLERWTNASGKEPAVGRVADEHPDGHVIRALQTLGSRDDIADQIEDSLASNFPSADSPRVVATVALKLDPESLEAPPDGPPDGDGYYYPGQLPVLNEGMVARKNHKLATKNVDSPSKGEGTCMVTGDRGEVFGTAEDPLAFFTIQHSEKFAELKKENAWRSHPVSSEAALLLQSGTSLVDECSRTRDGLRVYMLPYVVDCDAERAELLYATVADADATSIVTFQQNAEQNNEAFADALRFYVIGVRNDSGDINVLHEVPNVDIYWPREVANAHLDVLEGSTFDPVAGFRRPAEDDWRHIDDSIGQDAMLRAITGGSYARDTLAYPTADDPTSDDPREWLVTALLTGEPVPVDKLLSQYVDRIASDTDASDGSFPTYLVLTQYAQLEALARAGLLDAPDDRSELADTPAITMDQTNDLFGSNESLPDPSDLAPDGDVKKYHARKYRLERFLGERPAFQVDDDPHSADDSQTADERRGAFLFGVFLGQLANHQSYNRDMNRTLRDQHPADRMTADRIQNVYPDLEQRSGVYANGDQLFPETESLLKDAFAEAPPSSWALPVEDVRFFYALGLAYGAEARGQAFQLMDRLGIDYGDADDATDSADE; from the coding sequence ATGACGCGTCTCGACACCGCGACGCTCGACAAGTATCTGCCCGACGGCCCGATTTCGTCGCTTCGCCGTCTCGAAGTCCTGTACGGTGCGATGACGGAAGCGGCCGCGGGCGGAACCGACAGCGAGTACGGCCTCTACTACACGCCCGGCGAGTTGGCCGGGTTCGTCACCGACGCCGACGACGACCGCTATCTCGTCACCGTCAAAGTCGACCTGACCGGCGACGACCCGCGACTCGACGCCGTTACCGCCCAACCGCTCCAGCCAAGCATGGTCGAAGACCTCGGCTACGCGCGCTACCCGTGGGGTCGTGGTATCGACCACAGCATCACCGAACGCGGCGCGAAAGGCGGGTCGACGCTCGACACGACCGTCCGGTACTGCCGCGAGCGACTGGAACGCTGGACGAACGCGAGCGGAAAAGAGCCAGCGGTCGGCCGAGTCGCCGACGAGCATCCGGACGGCCACGTGATTCGCGCGCTCCAGACGCTCGGGTCGCGCGACGACATCGCCGACCAGATAGAAGACTCGCTCGCATCGAACTTCCCGAGCGCGGACTCCCCGCGCGTCGTGGCGACGGTCGCTCTCAAACTCGACCCGGAGTCACTCGAAGCGCCACCGGACGGGCCGCCCGACGGCGACGGCTACTACTATCCCGGCCAGCTTCCGGTGTTGAACGAGGGGATGGTCGCGCGGAAGAACCACAAGCTCGCCACGAAGAACGTCGACAGTCCGTCGAAGGGCGAGGGGACGTGCATGGTGACGGGCGACCGCGGCGAAGTGTTCGGCACCGCCGAAGACCCACTGGCGTTTTTCACCATCCAGCACTCCGAGAAGTTCGCGGAACTCAAAAAGGAGAACGCGTGGCGGTCCCATCCGGTCTCGTCGGAGGCCGCGCTCTTGCTCCAATCCGGCACGTCGCTGGTCGACGAGTGCAGTCGGACGCGTGACGGCTTGCGCGTCTACATGCTCCCGTACGTGGTTGACTGTGACGCCGAGCGCGCGGAACTGCTCTACGCTACTGTCGCGGACGCCGACGCCACGTCAATCGTCACCTTCCAGCAGAACGCAGAGCAGAATAACGAAGCGTTTGCGGACGCGCTCCGGTTCTACGTCATCGGCGTTCGGAACGACAGCGGCGACATCAACGTCCTCCACGAGGTGCCGAACGTCGATATTTACTGGCCGCGAGAGGTGGCGAACGCCCATCTCGACGTGTTGGAGGGGAGTACGTTCGACCCGGTTGCCGGGTTTCGACGACCCGCAGAAGACGACTGGCGGCACATCGACGACAGCATCGGCCAAGACGCGATGCTTCGCGCGATTACCGGCGGAAGTTATGCCCGCGACACGCTCGCGTATCCGACCGCGGACGACCCGACGAGCGACGACCCCCGCGAATGGCTCGTCACTGCGCTGTTGACGGGCGAACCCGTCCCCGTGGACAAACTACTCAGCCAGTACGTCGACCGGATTGCGAGCGACACCGACGCCAGCGACGGGAGTTTCCCGACGTATCTGGTTCTCACCCAGTACGCCCAACTCGAAGCGCTCGCTCGCGCCGGACTGCTCGACGCGCCAGACGACCGTTCCGAACTCGCAGACACACCAGCAATTACGATGGACCAGACGAACGACCTCTTCGGCTCGAACGAATCGCTCCCGGACCCGTCCGACCTCGCGCCGGACGGCGACGTGAAAAAGTATCATGCACGAAAGTACCGGCTGGAACGCTTCCTCGGCGAACGACCCGCGTTTCAGGTCGACGACGACCCACACAGCGCTGACGACTCCCAGACCGCCGACGAGCGCCGCGGTGCGTTCCTCTTCGGCGTCTTTCTCGGCCAACTGGCTAACCACCAGTCGTACAACCGCGACATGAACCGGACGCTCCGCGACCAACATCCCGCCGACCGAATGACGGCCGACCGGATACAGAACGTGTATCCCGACCTCGAACAACGCTCGGGGGTCTACGCGAACGGAGACCAACTGTTCCCGGAGACCGAGAGTTTGCTGAAAGACGCTTTCGCCGAGGCACCCCCATCCAGTTGGGCGCTCCCGGTCGAGGACGTACGGTTCTTCTACGCGCTCGGTCTCGCGTACGGCGCGGAAGCCCGCGGACAAGCGTTCCAACTCATGGACCGCCTCGGCATCGACTACGGCGACGCAGACGACGCGACTGACTCGGCCGACGAATGA
- the cas7b gene encoding type I-B CRISPR-associated protein Cas7/Csh2 gives MTETVDNRSEIVFVTDAQDCNPNGNPLGENRPRKDPITDQAVVTDVRLKRYLRDQLHADGHGVFIKKTGDESEVRARLALDVLGDITDADEVAEIENVRDEFLDAATDVRYFGATLSFNADTDNDLLDAVADAFDGGNYTGPVQFSPARSLNAVEENEESNTLTSVIATQDDKSTGGFDLDDNRLKYAIFPFHGLVDENGASDTELTAADVKRLDTLCWRAMKNQTISRSKVGQEPRLYARVEYATDGYHVGDLHNGFDRDPDYSKPESELRNVTDFTLDVTKFVDRLASASDHVETVHVVGDEYLDMSYDGERYGTAADLADLLESQGVPTTTIDVYAEFEETLPAGE, from the coding sequence ATGACCGAAACTGTCGATAACCGCTCCGAAATCGTGTTCGTCACCGACGCACAGGACTGCAACCCGAACGGCAACCCGCTCGGTGAAAACCGCCCGCGGAAAGACCCCATCACGGACCAAGCCGTCGTCACGGACGTACGCCTGAAACGCTACCTCCGCGACCAACTCCACGCCGACGGCCACGGCGTCTTCATCAAGAAGACCGGCGACGAGAGCGAAGTCCGCGCCCGACTCGCCCTCGACGTACTCGGCGACATCACGGACGCCGACGAAGTCGCCGAAATCGAGAACGTCCGCGACGAGTTCCTTGACGCCGCGACCGACGTGCGGTACTTCGGCGCAACGCTGAGCTTCAACGCCGACACCGACAACGACTTGCTCGACGCGGTGGCCGACGCGTTCGACGGCGGCAACTACACCGGCCCGGTCCAGTTCTCGCCTGCGCGGTCGCTCAACGCGGTCGAAGAGAACGAAGAGTCGAACACGCTGACCAGCGTCATCGCCACGCAGGACGACAAATCGACCGGTGGGTTCGACCTTGACGACAACCGGCTGAAGTACGCTATCTTCCCGTTCCACGGTCTCGTAGACGAGAACGGCGCGAGCGACACGGAACTCACCGCGGCCGACGTGAAGCGTCTCGACACGCTCTGCTGGCGCGCGATGAAGAATCAGACGATTTCCCGGAGTAAAGTCGGCCAAGAGCCACGACTCTACGCTCGCGTCGAGTACGCGACCGACGGCTATCACGTCGGCGACCTGCACAACGGCTTCGACCGCGACCCCGACTACTCGAAACCGGAGTCGGAACTCCGGAACGTGACGGACTTCACGCTCGACGTGACGAAGTTCGTGGACCGACTCGCGTCGGCGAGCGACCACGTAGAGACGGTTCACGTCGTCGGCGACGAGTATCTGGACATGAGCTACGACGGCGAGCGGTACGGGACCGCCGCCGACCTCGCCGACTTGCTCGAATCTCAGGGCGTGCCGACGACCACTATCGACGTGTACGCCGAGTTCGAGGAGACGCTTCCGGCGGGCGAGTGA
- the cas5b gene encoding type I-B CRISPR-associated protein Cas5b, whose amino-acid sequence MTNTNVGPVDPAPDRSETPPTLTDGVPDSCLVCTVGGDWAHFRRIDRTVTKQTYRLPPRTTVAGLLAAIVGVGRDEYYDVFDPAVSAVGVEVVGDLRTTTQPSLGVGTNPGETFDSAGGSGKKTVKVRFPDTTDNRQIHSYEYVVDPAYRLYVAVEDEAFHAALKHHLERGTSYYPPSLGLSELLARVETPEAGVEHDVTAVAVDDTVAVDSAIPEAVETIVPRAGTPHHVERLPAAMEADGRNRRTTEFTDYAFTADGQLETTGDGLALGDVAGRTVAFY is encoded by the coding sequence GTGACTAATACGAACGTCGGGCCGGTGGACCCGGCCCCCGACCGGAGCGAGACGCCGCCGACGCTCACCGACGGCGTGCCCGATTCGTGTCTCGTCTGTACGGTGGGCGGCGACTGGGCGCACTTCCGGCGCATCGACCGGACGGTCACGAAACAGACGTATCGGTTGCCGCCGCGGACGACCGTCGCGGGACTGCTCGCGGCTATCGTCGGTGTCGGCCGCGACGAGTACTACGACGTGTTCGACCCGGCGGTGTCGGCGGTCGGCGTCGAAGTCGTCGGCGACCTCCGAACCACGACGCAGCCGAGTCTCGGCGTCGGCACGAACCCCGGCGAGACGTTCGACAGCGCGGGCGGAAGCGGCAAGAAGACGGTCAAAGTCCGGTTTCCGGACACGACCGACAACCGCCAGATTCACAGCTACGAGTACGTCGTCGACCCGGCCTACCGGCTGTACGTCGCGGTCGAAGACGAGGCGTTCCACGCGGCGCTGAAACATCACCTCGAACGCGGCACGTCGTACTATCCGCCGTCGCTCGGCCTGTCGGAGTTGCTCGCTCGCGTCGAGACGCCCGAGGCGGGCGTCGAACACGACGTGACCGCGGTCGCTGTGGACGACACGGTGGCGGTCGATTCGGCGATTCCCGAGGCGGTCGAGACGATTGTTCCGCGCGCAGGGACGCCACATCACGTCGAGCGTCTGCCTGCCGCGATGGAGGCCGACGGTCGGAACCGCCGGACGACCGAGTTCACCGACTACGCGTTCACCGCCGACGGCCAGTTGGAGACCACCGGCGACGGTCTCGCACTCGGCGATGTCGCTGGACGCACGGTCGCATTCTACTGA
- a CDS encoding CRISPR-associated endonuclease Cas3'' has translation MTPDQLPDEIIARRRNRDGGADEDVPNDELLVDHAKAVADRAVWLGRFESESGDGGPSDEAVVRCLGWLHDFGKVAPAFQLHVRGEYPDGKDDRLTYHARLGAFATYYALGQLGAPERDRLAAWGAVLRHHGRLPDFAERTFETVQNEQHAEKRGQWAGPQINHVQSCAPSRAVASRLLAEATDGAASWDGFVEAFESGALFDDLLDAVAEGPMQATATTDKLPADLYGRTTRLWSSLTLADKTAAADREMADALRPQALDLDRLESHIDRLQHESGATDTDIGDTDTDTDIGDIDPTDEASLNRLRETARQRVKANAPRLADAEVGTLTLPTGLGKTFAGITGAFELRDVLAERRGRDTKPTVVYALPYTSIIEQTRETFEDEDVFDADPRSREFTVHHYLAETVTYLDADHDETADEADWETTRSDAELLGESWRSGVVLTTFVQLFESLAGPTNGQGLKLPALRDAVVVLDEPQALPKRWWDAIRRLGRIVVGEYDARILSMTATQPTLFTDGDFETLSLLAANDSDGADAAETTDDSSAESSFERRASEAVARVGYEVHESVRAATEDGGTPISHADAAAEIAAATQTDGDESADARPSAGGRSVLAVCNTIGSSRALTARLETAFRATGRRPTHVGETYQSVLSEVDTNPDELPDYEQLARRTLRELGFAYDADREAWYPTDDCTGRGYLGTFNSRYRPLDRRVLIHVADELSTAGVPFAFVSTQAIEAGVDISFARAYRDIAPLDSVVQTAGRCNRSFEWGPENGRVTVWTLAAVEDDDTDGEDFDSHGRDADDEPDRDRKPPSNYVYDGGLLRAAADILLGLGTDSAGTVSSVTLEREAVPRYFETIETQPWASEELAAFVDDSRAEALGHRSLIDQDYQTVDLLVAATETDCERLDNLNDAFGQHASEGFELLSELADLRVSIPVQDLEEQLPTHVRADHSARTDSDGLDVFVHRGTEGYGAYKLDDGGFVSDDGRGPSNRFTT, from the coding sequence ATGACACCAGACCAACTCCCCGACGAGATTATCGCCCGCCGGAGAAACCGGGACGGCGGCGCGGACGAGGACGTGCCGAACGACGAACTGCTGGTTGACCACGCGAAAGCGGTCGCCGACCGCGCGGTATGGCTCGGCCGGTTCGAGAGCGAGTCGGGCGACGGCGGGCCGTCCGACGAGGCGGTCGTGCGGTGTCTCGGCTGGCTTCACGACTTCGGGAAGGTCGCACCGGCGTTCCAGTTGCACGTCCGCGGCGAGTATCCCGACGGGAAAGACGACCGATTGACCTACCACGCGCGACTCGGTGCGTTCGCCACGTACTACGCACTCGGACAACTCGGTGCGCCAGAGCGCGACCGTCTCGCCGCGTGGGGCGCGGTGCTTCGTCACCACGGCCGACTGCCCGACTTCGCAGAGCGAACCTTCGAGACGGTGCAGAACGAACAGCACGCCGAAAAACGCGGACAGTGGGCTGGCCCGCAAATCAACCACGTCCAGTCCTGCGCTCCGAGCCGTGCGGTTGCATCGCGGCTGTTGGCGGAAGCCACCGACGGCGCGGCGTCGTGGGACGGCTTCGTCGAGGCGTTCGAGAGCGGCGCGCTGTTCGACGACCTGCTCGACGCCGTTGCCGAGGGACCGATGCAGGCAACGGCGACGACCGATAAGCTTCCCGCAGACCTCTACGGCCGGACGACCCGGCTCTGGAGTTCCCTGACGCTCGCGGACAAAACCGCCGCGGCCGACCGCGAAATGGCCGACGCTCTCCGACCGCAGGCGCTCGACCTCGACCGATTGGAGAGCCACATCGACCGACTTCAACACGAGTCGGGTGCGACCGACACCGACATCGGCGACACCGACACCGACACCGACATTGGTGACATCGACCCGACGGACGAGGCGTCACTGAACCGCTTACGGGAGACGGCGCGCCAGCGCGTCAAAGCGAACGCGCCGCGACTCGCCGACGCCGAGGTCGGAACGCTCACGCTCCCGACCGGACTCGGCAAGACGTTCGCCGGGATTACGGGCGCGTTCGAACTCCGCGACGTTCTCGCCGAACGACGCGGCCGCGACACCAAGCCGACGGTCGTGTACGCGCTCCCCTACACGTCGATTATCGAACAGACCCGCGAGACGTTCGAGGACGAAGACGTGTTCGACGCCGACCCGCGGTCGCGCGAGTTCACCGTCCACCACTACCTCGCCGAGACCGTGACCTACCTCGACGCCGACCACGACGAGACCGCCGACGAAGCCGACTGGGAGACGACGCGGTCCGACGCCGAACTGCTCGGCGAAAGTTGGCGGTCCGGCGTCGTCCTCACGACGTTCGTCCAACTGTTCGAGAGTCTCGCCGGGCCGACGAACGGACAGGGACTGAAGCTTCCGGCGTTACGGGATGCGGTCGTCGTCCTCGACGAACCGCAGGCGCTCCCGAAACGCTGGTGGGACGCTATCCGACGCCTCGGCCGGATAGTGGTCGGCGAGTACGACGCCCGCATCCTTTCGATGACCGCGACGCAACCGACCCTGTTCACCGACGGCGACTTCGAGACGCTCTCGCTGCTCGCGGCCAACGACAGCGATGGGGCGGACGCCGCGGAGACGACCGACGACTCGTCGGCCGAGTCGTCGTTCGAGCGCCGGGCGTCCGAGGCCGTCGCGCGAGTCGGCTACGAGGTCCACGAGTCGGTTCGGGCGGCCACGGAAGACGGCGGCACGCCGATTTCGCACGCGGACGCCGCGGCCGAGATTGCCGCCGCGACACAGACAGACGGCGACGAGTCGGCCGACGCCCGCCCGTCGGCCGGTGGCCGGTCGGTTCTCGCGGTCTGCAACACTATCGGGAGTTCGCGGGCGTTGACCGCACGTCTCGAAACGGCGTTTCGAGCGACCGGCCGTCGGCCGACGCACGTCGGCGAGACGTACCAGAGCGTCCTCTCGGAGGTGGACACGAACCCGGACGAACTCCCGGACTACGAGCAGCTAGCGCGGCGGACGCTCCGGGAACTCGGGTTCGCGTACGACGCCGACCGCGAAGCGTGGTATCCGACCGACGACTGTACGGGACGCGGGTATCTCGGGACGTTCAACTCCCGGTATCGGCCGCTCGACCGGCGCGTGCTGATACACGTCGCAGACGAGCTTTCGACCGCGGGCGTTCCGTTCGCGTTCGTCTCGACGCAGGCTATCGAAGCGGGCGTCGACATCAGTTTCGCGCGAGCGTACCGCGACATCGCACCGCTCGATAGCGTCGTCCAGACGGCGGGACGCTGTAACCGGTCGTTCGAGTGGGGGCCGGAGAACGGCCGGGTGACGGTGTGGACGCTCGCGGCCGTCGAAGACGACGACACCGACGGCGAGGACTTCGACAGCCACGGCCGAGACGCCGACGACGAACCGGACCGCGACCGGAAACCACCCTCGAACTACGTCTACGACGGCGGCCTGCTTCGCGCGGCGGCCGACATACTACTCGGACTGGGTACGGACTCGGCCGGAACGGTGTCGAGCGTCACGCTCGAACGCGAGGCGGTGCCGCGCTACTTCGAGACTATCGAAACCCAACCGTGGGCGTCCGAGGAACTCGCCGCGTTCGTGGACGACAGTCGAGCGGAAGCACTCGGCCACCGTTCGCTCATCGACCAAGACTACCAGACGGTCGACCTGCTCGTCGCGGCTACCGAGACGGACTGCGAGCGTCTCGACAACCTCAACGATGCGTTCGGCCAGCACGCGAGCGAGGGCTTCGAGTTGCTGTCGGAGTTGGCTGACCTCCGCGTGTCGATACCCGTCCAAGACCTCGAAGAACAACTGCCGACTCACGTCCGCGCGGACCACTCCGCGCGCACGGACAGCGACGGTCTCGACGTGTTCGTCCACCGCGGCACGGAAGGCTACGGCGCGTACAAACTCGACGACGGCGGCTTCGTCTCCGACGACGGCCGCGGCCCCTCGAACCGATTCACGACGTAA
- the cas2 gene encoding CRISPR-associated endonuclease Cas2 → MIVIVVYDVPADRTRIYRKLLRRRLEHLQQSVFYGELTDGQVTGLKNEIQEKLQPDDSVIVFESGSSAVVDYTTFGDTDDPGSRFT, encoded by the coding sequence ATGATAGTCATCGTCGTCTACGACGTGCCCGCAGACAGAACCCGGATTTACCGGAAGCTACTGCGTCGACGGCTCGAACACCTCCAACAGTCGGTCTTCTACGGCGAACTGACCGACGGGCAAGTCACCGGACTGAAAAACGAGATTCAAGAGAAGTTACAGCCCGACGACTCGGTTATCGTCTTCGAATCCGGTTCGTCGGCAGTCGTCGACTACACGACGTTCGGAGATACCGACGACCCCGGAAGCCGCTTCACCTAG